From the genome of Deltaproteobacteria bacterium:
GTTTACTGGATTGACGATTAAATATTGATGATCTCGTAAAAAGTCCATCTGTCCGCCTAAGGCGGATTGCGCTGCATCCCCCGCCCCGTTAGATCAGAAACTCCGCATTGGGGGTATAGGGCGGGGATCTGATTTCCAAGAGGAAGAATCATCTTGGGGTCAATCTAACGGGGTGAATCGTTGCGGCGTACCCCAAAGTACGCCTCACTCCTCAGGACTTGCGCGCCTGGCATCTGATGTAGGGGCATGGTGACCGTGCCCCTACTTTGCCATGCCTCTGAAGGCATTTTACGTGATCATCAATATTGAGATGGGTGAGTAATGGACCGTCTCTATATGCTTAGTTTATCTTAGCGGGAATTCTTTGAATTGCCAACAAAAAATTGTCATAATTACCTGGCCAGAGCGACATTTTACTTGGCAACGATCTTTGATTGAGAGAAAATAGAAAGTAAGGGGAACCTTTTAACCCATGATCCAATACCTAAAAGAGTATGTCCTCTTCAACCCCATTATATGGGGGATCATGGTCGTTGTCCTATGGATCGTGGGGGCAGCCTTCATCAAGGCTTGGCGTGGAAAGGATGAGGATTGATATGGAGAGATTCAAAGAATGGATTCATTGCTGCAATGAATCCTGTGCTCAATCTATCGAGGTTGAATTTACCGAAGCCACCCGTAAGTTGCGCATTACCTGCCCCTCTTGCGGGCAACTCAATCAGGTTGAGATTATCCTTCCCTCTGATCGCGGAGGATCCGCGGATCGGTTCGGCCCTCCCGCCAACGGCGAAAAGATGAAAATTGTTGTTATTCCCGGTGATTAAAATTTGAAAAAATATTCTTTATAGGGTCAGCTCTTTTCCAAAGAGATCATTCCGAAAGGGACGTATTAAAGCGCCACTGCAGACATTCCTACGGTTGCCCTCTGAATTTTTTTTTGCAACCTATTCCCCTCCTCGCCGAGAGCGTAGGGGTAGGGAGATCGAAGAAGCGTCTCCCGCTGGCTTAAGTTCCACGAGAGTAGCCCCCCACCCTCCGGCATCTTCTCCTGCTAACCTAAAGGAAATTACTTCCGGCAGCCGGCCAAGGATGGAGTGAACCGTTTTCCGTAGGGCTCCAGTCCCTTTCCCGTGAATCACGCGAACTTGAAGGATCCCTTGCTCTCTGCAGGCGGCCAGGTAATCGGGCAAGAGATCTTTCACTTCCTTCGGCTGAAAGGTATGTAAGTCAAGGATTCCATCGATCGGGAGTTCAATGGGTTCAGATTCTTCCATTATTTATCGCCTCAGGAAAATTAGGTTGGGCAAATGGTCCTTCGCCCCCCAAGCACATTCCCCCCATCCCTCTCCCCCGGATTCAGAGGAGAGGGGAGGGTGAGGGGGGAAGCCTGAAGGTTAACTCGCATTCCGCTGGAAGAGGGCGCGGATGATGTTGGGAAAATTCAAGCGCCACCGGAAGACGGGCCACTTAATCTCTTCCTTGTCGCAAACCGTGGACATGCTTACCCGATCGAAAGTTTCCTTCAAAGCCATGAGTTTTCGGCTACGTTCCGGTTCGCCTAATAAGATGATCTCATCCACCTGCCGGATCATGTCCATCGCCAGGAGGATACGCTTCTCCGTCCGGTCAGCGGTCTCCTTCTCCAGCAGGCCAAAGTGCTCCTTCAAACGGTTTAAACGAAGCCCGGCCTGGTAGG
Proteins encoded in this window:
- a CDS encoding Smr/MutS family protein, whose translation is MEESEPIELPIDGILDLHTFQPKEVKDLLPDYLAACREQGILQVRVIHGKGTGALRKTVHSILGRLPEVISFRLAGEDAGGWGATLVELKPAGDASSISLPLRSRRGGE